The nucleotide window CAGTCCGAGACCATGGACTGCGTTAGATACACTGGCTATTCTCAAATACTCTCAGTATGAGCAGGATGAGACCTGGCGTCTTGATGATTTGCGTCAACGCATCCTTAACAAAGCCGGCGCCAAGCCTGCCTCTGAATTATTTGAGCGGCAGTTTGCTGCTCCTCCACTGGTGGGATTTAAGCCTCAATTTATAAATCCTTTGTCGGGATTAGTGGCACAAGCTCTGGCGCCAGCCACTCTCACTGGTAGCAATGGTCTTGTCCTGGCTGGTGCGATGACCGATACAAAAGGCGCCATCCTCGCTCTCGATAAGCATCACCGCTATGGCTTACCTTGTGACTGGTATCTAGTCAGTCTGCGTTGCCCCGAGTTGCATCTAGCTGGTGGTACCGTCCCTGGTGTGCCCGGAGTGCTCAATGGTCGTAATGACAAAGTGGGATTTGGCTTGCTTTCTTGCAAATTGGATGTGCAGGATTTGTTTTTGGAGCAGTTTTCACCGCAGTTTCCAGGTAAGTATAAGACTGCTACTGGCTGGGATACGGCTAGCGAATTAGTCGAAGAAATACCGGTGCGCTTTTCGGACAAACTATTTTTTACCTCCAATCTTTTGCATAAAGTAGGTCAGACCAAACATGGTCCGATGTTATTTAAGAACGACGAAAGTGCCGTCACTTTGTCTTGGGTCGGGCTCAACAGTCCGGGCAAACAAGCCGGTTATATGGAGCTTCTTTTGGGACTCAACCGGGCTGCCAGTATTGCTCAAATGCAAACTGCCCTCTCTAGATACAGCGGATCGCCGCTTACCGCTTTGTTTGTCGATAAGGCTGGTAGCTGTGGCTATCAGCAAGCTGGTTCAGTACCACTGAGAGCCAAGAGTGCTGCTTTTGGCGAGCATGAAGGCTGTCTTTTGACACCTGGCTGGACTGGTAGCGGTGACTGGATCTCTTATATGCCGTTTGCTGAACTAGCTCACGGTTTAAATCCGGCTCCTGGATTTTTTGTGGCAAACTTTCAGGAATTCAGACCTGATATGCCGCTCAATACCAATCTCTACCGTGGTCAAAGAGAAAAAGCTGTGCTCGATGGCTTTGCTCAAAATCGTACCAATAGACCGGGCTTGCCTGATATGGCTGTATTGCAAGGCGATAATCATGGCGCTTTAGTAAACCTGGTCAAAACTACTCTGCACGAAGCTATTAATAAATCTGATTTGATTGATAGCTATCAGCTAAACGCTCTCGATACTCTCGATAAGTGGGATGGCGCTGTTAGTGAAAATAGCGCTGGCGCAGCCCTTTATGAGTGTTTTATCCGCACAATCGTGAGACGCTCTCTGTCTACGTCTCTTGGCGCACCTCTGACCAATGAATATCTGGAGCGTTATCCTGGCTGGTCCAAATTTGTAGAGAATATTTTGCAGACAAAAGCAGCTAACTGGTTGCCACCAGAGGAGCGTACATTTAAAAACTTTGTCATTACCTCTTTTGTCCAGTCTATCAAGGACATGAGGCTGGCCACAGGCTCTGACGATAGTAGTAAGTGGCACTGGGGTGATGTACACCGGGGTAATTTTGCGCACTTTGCTCTGCAAATATTTCCCCAGACCGAGCCACTACTGGCACCACTACTCTCTGTCTCCAATGTACGTCTTTCTGGTGATCAAGATACTGTTAATACCACGGAGAGTTCTTTTAATCGCGGCAAAGATCAATTTGTCTCAACTCAGGGCTCTACCATGAGACTCTTACTTGATATGAGCGACGACGAGAAGTTTTACCAGACTCTGGTGCTGGGTCAAAGTGCTCATCTCTTTGCTGGTGCGCGCGGTGATCAGTTGCGTTCATGGCTGGCTCTCAAGCCTCTGCCTCTGGCTTTTAATCAAGATGCTGAGGCCAAGCTGTGTCAGCACAGGCTCTTATTTACAGACCGATGAAAAAAACTATTGCCTGGTCTCTGCTTTCGCTTTTGCTATGGTCTCAAATACCGGCAAGTGGGCAGGCATCTATCGACACACCCGTGAGGGGTCTGGGCGATACTGGTATGAGGCGCACTAACACCATCAAACTCAATGACTTAGAGGACCCTGCTCCCCGTAGTTTTGGCGCCCCTACTGCTCAGGGCACATTTCCAGTAGTGACACTCAATCTTGCTGTGCCGCCGCCGCTATCACTTACTGGGGTCAAAGTAGCCGGACTGAGCGATAAAAACGTGGCATCTCTGGCTTATCACCATATGATC belongs to Candidatus Obscuribacter sp. and includes:
- a CDS encoding penicillin acylase family protein, which codes for MLRLISFFLFTAIIAVVSLFFIAQSRLPSLDGVINMAELSKGASVKFDERQVPYIEAANELDLYRVQGYITASHRLFQMDMQRRTALGELSEVYGAQSLTQDKLMRTIGINRAAREELKNLPKEVLTVLDCYSQGVNSYMQSNKDRLPMEFFMLGYSPRPWTALDTLAILKYSQYEQDETWRLDDLRQRILNKAGAKPASELFERQFAAPPLVGFKPQFINPLSGLVAQALAPATLTGSNGLVLAGAMTDTKGAILALDKHHRYGLPCDWYLVSLRCPELHLAGGTVPGVPGVLNGRNDKVGFGLLSCKLDVQDLFLEQFSPQFPGKYKTATGWDTASELVEEIPVRFSDKLFFTSNLLHKVGQTKHGPMLFKNDESAVTLSWVGLNSPGKQAGYMELLLGLNRAASIAQMQTALSRYSGSPLTALFVDKAGSCGYQQAGSVPLRAKSAAFGEHEGCLLTPGWTGSGDWISYMPFAELAHGLNPAPGFFVANFQEFRPDMPLNTNLYRGQREKAVLDGFAQNRTNRPGLPDMAVLQGDNHGALVNLVKTTLHEAINKSDLIDSYQLNALDTLDKWDGAVSENSAGAALYECFIRTIVRRSLSTSLGAPLTNEYLERYPGWSKFVENILQTKAANWLPPEERTFKNFVITSFVQSIKDMRLATGSDDSSKWHWGDVHRGNFAHFALQIFPQTEPLLAPLLSVSNVRLSGDQDTVNTTESSFNRGKDQFVSTQGSTMRLLLDMSDDEKFYQTLVLGQSAHLFAGARGDQLRSWLALKPLPLAFNQDAEAKLCQHRLLFTDR